In Desulfobacterales bacterium, the following are encoded in one genomic region:
- a CDS encoding FAD/NAD(P)-binding protein — protein MTINHTIENSYLPRPARISEVIEENSRIKTFVLSFADQELNRSFSYRPGQFMMVSIPHCGEAPISFSSTPSRPGTIQLSVRRAGRLTDAMHQLGTGAMVGLRGPFGRPFPLDRIIGRDLLFVAGGIGLAPLRSVINYCLDQDNSYGRLTILYGSRTPDDIAFKRDLDLWRQHPRATCLLTVDQTRPGWDGPVGVVTGLLDAIEVTPANTVALVCGPPLMIRFVLARLSRIGLKEKNIITTLERQMKCGLGICGHCHMDGQLVCVDGPVYTMAQLLELDVMELHP, from the coding sequence ATGACAATCAACCACACCATTGAGAACAGCTATCTGCCCCGGCCGGCCCGGATCAGCGAGGTAATCGAGGAAAACTCCCGGATCAAGACCTTTGTCCTTAGCTTTGCCGACCAGGAGTTGAACCGCTCCTTTTCCTACCGGCCGGGCCAGTTCATGATGGTCTCGATCCCCCATTGCGGCGAGGCGCCGATCTCATTCTCTTCCACCCCCAGCCGGCCGGGGACCATCCAGCTGAGCGTCCGCCGGGCCGGCAGACTCACCGATGCGATGCATCAACTGGGGACCGGGGCGATGGTCGGCCTGCGCGGCCCGTTCGGCCGCCCCTTTCCCCTGGACAGAATCATTGGCCGGGACCTGCTGTTCGTGGCCGGCGGCATCGGCCTGGCGCCGTTGCGCTCGGTGATCAATTACTGCCTGGACCAGGACAACAGCTATGGCCGGCTGACCATTCTTTACGGCAGCCGCACCCCGGATGATATTGCCTTTAAAAGGGACCTGGACCTGTGGCGGCAACACCCCAGGGCCACCTGTCTGCTGACCGTGGACCAGACCCGGCCGGGCTGGGACGGCCCGGTGGGGGTGGTTACCGGCCTGCTCGATGCAATCGAGGTCACCCCGGCCAACACCGTGGCCCTGGTCTGCGGCCCGCCGCTGATGATCCGCTTTGTCCTGGCCCGGCTCAGCCGCATCGGGCTCAAGGAAAAAAACATCATCACCACCCTGGAACGGCAGATGAAGTGCGGTCTGGGGATCTGCGGCCACTGCCACATGGACGGCCAACTGGTCTGTGTGGACGGCCCGGTATATACCATGGCCCAGTTGCTGGAGCTGGACGTGATGGAGCTGCACCCATGA
- the fdhF gene encoding formate dehydrogenase subunit alpha, with amino-acid sequence MRDVLTTCCYCGCGCGLYLRVVDNRVTGVMPSRGHPVTRNNLCVRGWHIHEFIHDPARLQTPLLRKNNELTPVSWDQALTATATAFARIRDRHGGRALGVLASAKCTNEENYLLQKFARAVLKTNNVDHCARLUHAPTVAGLATTFGSGAMTNSINEIENSQVILVSGSNTSATHPQVARRIMDARDRGARLIVIDPRRTFMAEHADIHLAIRPGTDIPLVNAMMRIILDENMIDDVFIEMRAENFHALRDMLLRIDLKETASLTGLALDEISRAAKLYARASKAVICYCLGVTQHICGTDNVQSYSNLAMLTGHVEQEDTGVDPLRGHSNVQGACDMGALPAVLPGYQSVADPDVRAKFARAWQTELPAGPGLTLLDMTHGDQVRAMLIMGENPMRSDPTLAKVKKKLEQLEFLAVSDLFLSETATLADVVFPAASFAEKTGTITSSERRVQLVRQAIDPLGSSRSDSEIVIGLSRCLGYEMDYESAAEIMEEIALLTPIYGGIYHNRLEDSWGLQWPCPDRSHPGTPYLHKYAFTRGRGRFVPTRHQRPSERPDQDYPFVLNTGRLYHHFHTGTMTRKSPMLVREGGRARLEINPVDAGRHKIGNGDWLRLVSRRGEIELRAEITDRVVPGALFTSFHFTEAPVNFLTVDARDPKAQCPEYKICAVRIEKVTHA; translated from the coding sequence ATGCGGGATGTACTGACTACCTGCTGTTACTGCGGCTGCGGCTGCGGCCTGTACCTGCGGGTCGTTGACAACCGGGTGACCGGGGTCATGCCCAGCCGCGGCCACCCGGTCACCCGCAACAACCTCTGCGTGCGGGGCTGGCACATCCACGAGTTCATCCATGACCCGGCCCGGCTGCAGACCCCGTTGCTCAGAAAAAACAACGAGCTGACACCGGTCTCCTGGGACCAGGCCCTGACCGCGACCGCAACCGCGTTTGCCCGGATCCGCGACCGGCACGGCGGCCGCGCCCTGGGGGTGTTGGCCTCGGCCAAATGCACCAACGAGGAAAACTATCTGCTGCAGAAATTCGCCCGGGCAGTGCTCAAGACCAACAACGTCGACCACTGCGCCCGGCTCTGACACGCGCCCACGGTGGCCGGTCTGGCCACCACCTTTGGCAGCGGCGCGATGACCAACTCGATCAATGAGATCGAGAACAGCCAGGTGATCCTGGTCTCGGGCTCCAACACCTCCGCGACCCATCCCCAGGTGGCCCGGAGGATCATGGATGCCAGGGACCGGGGCGCCAGGTTGATCGTCATTGATCCCCGCCGCACCTTCATGGCCGAGCATGCCGATATCCACCTGGCAATCCGGCCGGGCACCGATATCCCGCTGGTCAATGCGATGATGCGGATCATCCTTGACGAAAACATGATCGATGACGTGTTCATCGAGATGCGGGCCGAGAACTTTCATGCCCTGCGCGACATGCTCCTGCGAATCGACCTGAAGGAGACCGCGTCCCTGACCGGGCTGGCCTTGGACGAGATCTCCCGGGCGGCCAAGCTTTACGCCCGGGCGAGCAAGGCGGTGATCTGCTACTGCCTGGGAGTGACCCAGCATATCTGCGGCACCGACAATGTCCAGTCCTACTCCAACCTGGCCATGCTCACCGGCCATGTGGAGCAGGAGGATACCGGGGTCGATCCCCTGCGCGGCCACTCCAATGTCCAGGGGGCCTGCGACATGGGCGCCCTGCCCGCGGTCCTGCCCGGCTACCAGTCGGTGGCCGATCCGGATGTCCGGGCGAAATTCGCCCGGGCCTGGCAGACCGAGCTGCCCGCCGGGCCGGGCCTGACCCTGCTGGATATGACCCATGGCGACCAGGTACGCGCAATGCTGATCATGGGCGAGAATCCGATGCGGAGCGACCCCACCCTGGCCAAGGTGAAAAAGAAGCTGGAGCAACTGGAGTTTCTGGCGGTTTCCGATCTCTTTCTCAGCGAGACCGCAACCCTGGCCGACGTGGTTTTTCCGGCTGCCTCCTTTGCCGAAAAAACCGGCACGATCACCAGTTCCGAACGGCGGGTGCAACTGGTTCGCCAGGCCATTGATCCCCTTGGTTCCAGCCGCTCCGACTCGGAGATCGTCATCGGCCTGTCCCGCTGCCTGGGCTATGAGATGGACTATGAATCAGCAGCCGAGATCATGGAGGAGATCGCCCTCTTGACCCCGATCTACGGCGGGATCTATCACAACCGGCTGGAGGATTCCTGGGGCCTGCAGTGGCCCTGCCCGGACCGCTCCCATCCCGGCACCCCCTATCTGCACAAGTACGCCTTTACCCGGGGCCGGGGCCGGTTCGTGCCCACCCGTCACCAGCGGCCCAGTGAAAGACCGGACCAGGACTATCCCTTTGTTTTGAACACCGGCCGCCTTTATCACCACTTTCACACCGGGACCATGACCAGGAAAAGCCCGATGCTGGTCCGCGAGGGGGGCAGGGCCCGGCTGGAGATCAACCCGGTTGACGCCGGCCGCCACAAGATCGGCAACGGCGATTGGCTGCGGCTGGTCTCCCGCCGGGGGGAGATCGAGCTCCGGGCCGAGATAACCGACCGGGTCGTGCCAGGGGCGCTGTTTACCAGCTTCCACTTTACCGAGGCGCCGGTTAACTTTCTGACCGTGGATGCCCGGGATCCCAAGGCCCAATGCCCGGAATACAAGATATGCGCGGTCCGGATCGAAAAGGTGACCCATGCTTGA
- a CDS encoding 4Fe-4S dicluster domain-containing protein, translating to MLETCILGKDHLPSLLRRLKKNHRLVAPVRNRQGDTLFTLIQELDQVDIDLENQAIASAKPYLFPQQETLFTYEISAAGDYRFTPLNSAADTIYFGLRSCDLAAILYMDVTFLGQAKDPYYLKRRENAILISIGCTQPFANCFCNATKSGPFLEMGYDLQFTDLGDRYFVEVGRIRGRELITRLGHFFTPAREEDKKAQYQLSLEARGNFHRQVQVERAIRRLREDRVPDAIWEALSRRCQDCSGCTYICPTCTCFTIRDQAVTADSGLRIRNWDACTFAGFTRMAGGHNPVDHQTQAIRRRFRHKLLHDVTRHGRPSCVGCGRCIDICFGGVDMARFVAMVCEE from the coding sequence ATGCTTGAAACCTGTATCCTCGGAAAAGACCATCTGCCGTCCCTGCTCCGGCGGCTGAAGAAAAACCACCGGCTGGTGGCGCCGGTCCGCAACCGCCAGGGCGACACCCTGTTCACCCTGATCCAGGAACTGGACCAGGTCGACATTGATCTGGAAAACCAGGCAATCGCCTCGGCCAAGCCCTACCTCTTCCCCCAGCAGGAGACCCTGTTCACCTATGAGATATCAGCGGCCGGCGACTACCGGTTCACCCCGCTCAACTCGGCCGCGGACACCATCTATTTCGGGCTGCGCTCCTGCGATCTGGCGGCGATCCTCTACATGGACGTGACCTTTCTCGGCCAGGCCAAGGATCCCTATTACCTGAAACGCCGCGAAAACGCGATCCTGATCAGCATCGGCTGCACCCAGCCCTTTGCCAACTGTTTCTGCAACGCCACCAAAAGCGGACCCTTCCTCGAAATGGGCTATGATCTCCAGTTCACCGACCTCGGCGACCGCTACTTTGTCGAGGTGGGCCGGATCAGGGGCCGGGAACTGATTACCCGGCTGGGTCATTTCTTTACCCCGGCCCGGGAGGAGGATAAAAAGGCACAGTACCAGCTCTCCCTGGAGGCCCGGGGCAATTTCCATCGCCAGGTCCAGGTGGAACGGGCGATCCGCCGGCTGCGGGAGGACCGGGTTCCGGACGCGATCTGGGAGGCGCTTTCCCGCCGCTGCCAGGACTGCAGCGGCTGCACCTATATCTGTCCGACCTGTACCTGCTTCACCATCCGCGATCAGGCGGTCACCGCCGACTCCGGACTGCGGATCCGCAACTGGGATGCCTGCACCTTTGCCGGGTTCACCAGAATGGCCGGGGGCCATAATCCGGTGGACCACCAGACTCAGGCGATCCGCCGGCGGTTCCGGCATAAACTTCTGCACGACGTGACCAGACACGGCCGGCCGAGTTGCGTGGGCTGCGGCCGTTGCATTGATATCTGCTTCGGCGGGGTGGACATGGCCCGCTTTGTCGCCATGGTCTGCGAGGAATAG